Genomic window (Brevinematales bacterium):
CATCAACAAAATCAATCATAACCTCCTCCGAGAAATGAATAGTTTTGAAAAGGAATTTTAAATAATGCTCTTAAAGCCTCTCAATATGCCAAAAATAATTCTTGCTCAAGATTGTAATACTATTTTAGACCTAGTTCTTTCATTCTTCTCAATAGGTTATTAGGGAGTATTCCTAGAGAATAGGCAGTTTTTGAAATGCTATTTTTATTCTTATCGAGATGATATTTGATATAAATCTTTTCAAATTCTTCTCTTGCTACATTAGGTGGTAGTGGATTTGATAAGATTAACATTATTTTCTCTTGTTTCTTGTTATCTGTGAATGTACTTAGTACTTTTTCAACATCTTCTTTGGTTATTACTTCCTTCTCTGATAATACAACTAGTCTTTGGATGATATTTTTGAGTTCTCTTATATTTCCGGGATAATTATAGTCTTCTAGCATTTTTAGTGCTTCTTCTGATAAAATTTTGAGAGGTAAACCTTCTTTTTGGTTTGTTTCGTTTAGAAAGAATTCTGCTAAGAGTCTTATATCTTCTTTCCTTTCTCTGAGAGGTGGTAGGTGTATTGTAATTACGTTTATCCTATATAGCAAGTCATCTCTGAAGGTTTTGTTTTCAACCATGTTTTCAAGATTTTTGTTTGTGGCTGATAGAATTCTTACATCAACTTTTATAGTTTCTCTACCACCTATTTTTGTAATTTCTCCATATTCTATTGCTCTTAAAAGTTTTGCTTGATGATCTAGAGATAAATCTCCTATTTCATCTAGAAATAGGGTCCCCTCGTTTGCTATTTCAAATTTACCTTTTTTGCTTTGATAGGCACCTGTGAATGATCCTTTTTCATGTCCAAACAATTCAGATTCAAAAAGTTCTGATGGTATAGCAGAGCAGTTTATTTTCACAAATTCCTTATCTCTCCTTTTACTTAAATTATGAATTAGAGATGCTATTCTTTCTTTTCCTGTTCCTGATTCTCCCAGTATCAAGACAGGAAAACTAGTAGTAGCTGATTTTTCAACAAGTTTAATGATGTTTTTCATTTTGGGACTTTGGGTGATTATGTTTTCACTTATAAGTTTTGTGTCTAACAGTTTTTTTAGTCTTAGATTTTCAAGTGCGTTTTTAATGGATACTTTTAGTCTGGTTGGAGATATAGGTTTCTCTATAAAATCAAATGCACCTAATTTAATACTATCTACTATGTTGTCTATTTCAGAGTGTGCTGATATTACTATTACTTGAGACTTTATTCCATTTTCTTTGACGAATTTTATTATCTCTTTACCATCTTTGTTTCCTAACTTTAGATCAACTAGTATAACGTCTGGTAATATATCTTGTATTAGTGAGGTTTTAAGTTCTTTGGATATTTTAACTTCAAACTCATCTTGGAGGATGTTTTTTATAGATATTAACACTTCTGGTTCGTCATCTATAACTAGAATTCGGTACTTATGTTCCATACGTGTGATAAATATAAACAATATCGTTAGAAAAGAGTAACTTATTGAAACGTGTTGAATTAAATTATAACTGTCTTGAAAGAAATTTCTGCTATCAATAATACTTATGCATGTTTTTTTGAGGTAAATCTATGAAAGTTTTTTTGTCAAATCATAACTACTACAAATCTCCACTTGTAACTGAAACTGAAGATAGGACAATTCTTGAACTTTATAAGGCTATTTTTTCTTCGAGCGATCAGATTAAGGAGATACATAACGTAAGAAAAAAAGTTAAGGATAATAAGTTTTTTCAGAAACTTTTGTTTCTTCTTACGGGTATTCAGTTTGATGAGGAGCTATCTGAGGCTTTGTGGAATGAAATAGAAAAGTATCATAAGGATATGGTTTCATCGATAGGTAGAAATATTCATATAAGTGCTACTGTTGTTGACTATATGTTTAGAGTTAAAAATTACTTGAGGAATCCATCTGTTGTTGATCTCGTGTTAACAGAAAAGATAAAGAATAGTGTTCTTCAAGATTTCATAACGGGGCTTTATAGGGGGTCGTACTTTGAAGATTTTGTTAAAAGGGAACTAAATAGATCTCAGAGGCATAATCATTTTTTTTCAATAATATTATTTCAAGTGAATGGGCTTGAGAGTATATCTCTATCAGGGAATACTAATATTGCTATTAAAATACTTGTTGATGTGAGTACTATTGTTAAGAATTCAAAGAGAGCAGAAGATATAGCTTTTAAATTCAGTGTAAGTAAATTCGGTATAATTCTGCCAGAAACAAATAAGAAAGGAGCATTACTTTTCGCAAGGAGGCTTTTGTCAGAAATATCTTCATCAGTTATGTCAACATCTGGATTGATATTTGGTTTATTTTTGAGTATGGGAATACAAACTTATCCTGAAGATGGAAAAGATGTTCAGTCTATTATTTCAAATGTTGAAAAAGCACTATATAAATCCAAAATATCAGGTCATAATAGGATTATTTACGAGATATAAGTTGATAGATGAAATAAGTTGTTTGTTAGACTTAAAATTTATAGTGTGTTATCAAAGATATACATAACTGAAATAAAACCTAGTGACTATGACAAGGTTGTTGAGATAACTAAAGACATATTCGATTTGTCATCTTTTAGAGTAGACGAAAATGCTCTAAAACTTATAGGTAGAGAGAATGTACACAAAGTTTCTATAGGAATACTAGAGAATGCTACATCTACCTTTATAGCAGTAAGTGGTAACAGGATTATAGGTTTTTTATCGTGGTCTTTTGATAAAGTTTTGACAAAGTTGACATCGAGGGGATACTATAAGATCAAGCTATTTGGTGTTGATAAAGATTATCAGAGAAAAGGAGTAGGTTCTCAGCTTTTGTCGTATTTTCTTGATTATGTTAAGAAACGCAAAGGAGATATAGTTGAAGTTAGTACCGATGTAGATAATCTTCCAGCAACAGGAATATACCAGAAGTTTGGTTTTAAATATACATCTTCTTTTACCACTTTGAGATTTTACGGTTCTGTAAATATGGATAAAACGAATGATAGTGTAAAAGTAGTTAGGGTGGTAAATGTAAAAGATTTTGATGAACTTATCAGGATTAGGAGCAAGAATTTTGATCCGAAGAATTATCCTATACAGTGCTTATTTGATAGTAGAATAGAAGATAAACTAAAGGATGATATTTTGTATAACTATCATACCTCAATACAGAGTAACCCAAACATATTTAGAGTTTACGTAGCATTTTTTAATGGTAAAAGTGTGGGGTATGGTGCTATAAAAGAAGATTTTTCTTTATCCTCACTGTTGTCTAGAATTTCCAGTAAGCAAGTAGTGGTTTATAGGATATTTGATCTTTTTGTTGATAAAGAGTATACTAGGAATGGTATTGGTTATAGTCTTGTAGTTAACATGATAAAAGATATCCCGAAGGGATATGATTTTATTGAATGTTTAGTTCCATCGCACAATTACGCTATGGTTAATACACTTTTGAAAGTGGGTTTTAGAGTGTCTCATATTATGCTTAATTTTGCTAAATAAGCTTTGAATAAGAAAATTTTATTCTGCTTCAGCTGCAAATGGTATCTTTTCTTCTTGTATTGTTAGGTAATCTTCGCAATTTTCGGAATCGTAGATTATTACAGTTTTGTTTTTTATTTCGATCATTCTATAGTATCCATCTTTGCCAATTGAACCTGTTTGTATATGATATGTTTCTCTTTCTTTTGCTATTAGCGGAAAAGATGTTACGAGATTTGTTTTGCTATCGAAAACTCTATTTTTGTGAGTGTGTCCTGAAAGTATTAGTGATACATTGTACGTGTGCATAAGTCTTTGGAATTCATCTCTACCGAATTTGAATACTCCTTCTTGTATTCCATTTTGTGGATTTAGATAAGGATGATGTGTAATGATTATGTTTATATTACTGGATGTCTTAAGTGCTCTTTCAAGGAAGTCTAGTTGATTTTGAAAAAGTCCAACGCTTTCAGGATCAGGTAATATCGAATTATGCGAGAAAAGAGAAAAATAGTAGTCATAACCAGTATCGAGAAATATAAGTCTAACATCCTGTATGTCAATATAATAATTTACAAAATTGCTACCTATAAACTTTCTGTAATTAGGTATATCCGTAGATGATAACTTTAACATGGTTTCGTATTCATGGTTACCAGGAACAAAGTAAAGTGGTATTTTTAGGTCTTTATCGAAGTAGAAATTACCATTTGAGTAGTAGAATAAGTTATTCAAAATTTCATAATTTGCTTTGGCAAATATTCCTTCACCAAATTCTACTATGTCGCCAGATACAATAACTACGTTTGGAGATAGTATATTAATGTTTTTTTGTAACATCTTGATATTCCTCGAATAATTTTTGGCGAAAAGGTTTATGTTATCTATGTGTAAATCTGTTAAGTGTAGTATTCTTAATCCCATTGAAGTATTTGTGGATATTATAGCTGTTACAACAGCAAAAATCAAAGATTGTGAGATTTTATGATTACTTAGGTTAAAAGTTAATTTTATCACATTGTCAAAAATTTAATGATTTTGTTGAGTTTTTCAAGACTATTTAAGTTTATGAAAACATAGCTTAATTGTTATTGAAAGGGGCTAGATTTTTGGCTTGTATATTCTAAAGATGTTGTTGATCTTAAGTTTTGATAAGGTCTTTTGTATACCTAAGTGAATTAAGGAGCTTATAACAGTTGTGTTTTAAGGAGGTAAACATTTTACTTACCTCTTTAAGTGATTTAGATATTGATTCTTTAGATAGACAAAATTCCATTTTTTAATAAATACTTAGAATTTAACCTTGGTAGCACCTCTCTTTGAATGGTATGATTTAATGGAATCACTTACTGAATATGCCCATATTACGTCAACTTCTCCTTGTAGAGTTAGATTACCTATCTTTTTGGGTATTACGAATTCAACAGTAGTTTTGTTATTTTCTCTTTTACCTGCGGAACTGATAACCTCGTTTTTCTCAGCTTTAGGATGGTTATGTTTTACTCCTATTGTTTGTTCTACTTCAAACTTGTTTTTATCTTTGTTAAAATACCCTATAAACATAATTGATTTATCCATAACTGGTGATCCAAAACCTATGGCAACCCAACCTTTAGAGTTTGATTCAAGACCAACGTAGACATTTTTTGCGTCACTGGAGATATGGAACTTGAAATCTTTATCAACATTATAAACAGATGTATATTCTTTGTCTTGTATTACGCCATCTACATTTACCTTTGCTTGAGCAAAAGATAAACTTAGCAAAATTGTCAAGGATATTGTAGAAAATATTATTCTCTTCATGTTATCCTCCTTATTTTGATAACTAATATAATTAATTCATACTGATTTAGTCAAATTTTTTTTAAGGGATTGTGATTTATTCATGTTTTTTGGTATGGGATGAGAAACAAATTTTTGTGTAATTTTATAAGGTAGACAATATGTTTTTATTTTCATTAAAATAAACTTCCTATTTGGGGTGTTGTATGGAGTATAGGGATATACTTGAGAGAGTTTTATTGCTTTCAAGGTCTGAGGCGGAGGATAAAGGTTTAGCCCATGATGAGTTAGAAAAACTTGCTAATTTACTTTACGAGAGTTACTACGAGTATGGGTATATAAAGATGAAACCGGCAGAGGCTCTGAGTATACCAATGTATTCATTTGCTTTGTTTCTCAAGAAAGTTTTTAATGATAGGGGTAATGTTTCATCTCCGGTTTCTTCTTATAGGGATTCTAATTGGTTTTCTAGGGTTTCGTTGTGTTACTTGAATGTAAGAGCTGTTGGGGTTAATAGGACTGGAGATTTTATAAGTGCGACTAGGGTTATACCTACTCTTAGGGTTGATGGGATTCATCTATCACCCTTTTTTGATCATGCTTTTAAGATACTGTATGCTATTGATTGTTTATGGGTTATATCTGATGATTTTATTAACAAGTTTTATTTGTCATTGATACCTGCGAAAGAACAAGTTAGGTTTTTCGTTGAGACTGCTCATCTTTTGGGTAAGGTTGTTGGGTTTGATTTAGAGCCTCATACTTCTCAATTTTCTAGGGTTGCTCTTGAATATCCAGAATACTTCAGGTGGATAAAGCTGCAGAGGTATTCTGATGGGACTATAAGACTTGCTGACAATTTATCTCAGAGAGAGCAACTATCGAGTGATTATCAAAAGAAAATTCATTCTGAGGTAAGGAGAATTGTGAAAAAAGTTTTAGGGAAATATGGTTTAAGGTCGTTTTCTAAGGGTGATGTTGGGGCAATAAGAACTGCTCATGCGGAAGTTATTTCTGAACTTATGCAAAATGGCTTATGGACTATACCTACTCATACTTGGAATGGTGTTGGTTTACCAGAGTTTTCGCATTATGTTTATGATAAAAATTATCCGGAGTTTTCATATAAGAATATGAAGGGAGAAGATCATAGAGATCATGCTTTTGGGCTTTTATCTCCTTACAAGTTTTATGACAATTTAGGTATAAATTCTCTGCCTGATCCTTTGAATCCTCCTAAGCTTGACAGGAAGGTTTTAAATTTCTTTTCAAAAATACCTCTTGCTATTATAAGGAAATATGGCTTTGACTTCATAAGATGGGATTTTACGGATCACATATTTGATAGTATTGTAGGTGCTGATCCTAATTATCCTATTTCTGACAGACTTACTCCTAAGGTT
Coding sequences:
- a CDS encoding DOMON domain-containing protein, producing the protein MKRIIFSTISLTILLSLSFAQAKVNVDGVIQDKEYTSVYNVDKDFKFHISSDAKNVYVGLESNSKGWVAIGFGSPVMDKSIMFIGYFNKDKNKFEVEQTIGVKHNHPKAEKNEVISSAGKRENNKTTVEFVIPKKIGNLTLQGEVDVIWAYSVSDSIKSYHSKRGATKVKF
- a CDS encoding sigma-54 dependent transcriptional regulator is translated as MEHKYRILVIDDEPEVLISIKNILQDEFEVKISKELKTSLIQDILPDVILVDLKLGNKDGKEIIKFVKENGIKSQVIVISAHSEIDNIVDSIKLGAFDFIEKPISPTRLKVSIKNALENLRLKKLLDTKLISENIITQSPKMKNIIKLVEKSATTSFPVLILGESGTGKERIASLIHNLSKRRDKEFVKINCSAIPSELFESELFGHEKGSFTGAYQSKKGKFEIANEGTLFLDEIGDLSLDHQAKLLRAIEYGEITKIGGRETIKVDVRILSATNKNLENMVENKTFRDDLLYRINVITIHLPPLRERKEDIRLLAEFFLNETNQKEGLPLKILSEEALKMLEDYNYPGNIRELKNIIQRLVVLSEKEVITKEDVEKVLSTFTDNKKQEKIMLILSNPLPPNVAREEFEKIYIKYHLDKNKNSISKTAYSLGILPNNLLRRMKELGLK
- a CDS encoding GGDEF domain-containing protein, whose product is MKVFLSNHNYYKSPLVTETEDRTILELYKAIFSSSDQIKEIHNVRKKVKDNKFFQKLLFLLTGIQFDEELSEALWNEIEKYHKDMVSSIGRNIHISATVVDYMFRVKNYLRNPSVVDLVLTEKIKNSVLQDFITGLYRGSYFEDFVKRELNRSQRHNHFFSIILFQVNGLESISLSGNTNIAIKILVDVSTIVKNSKRAEDIAFKFSVSKFGIILPETNKKGALLFARRLLSEISSSVMSTSGLIFGLFLSMGIQTYPEDGKDVQSIISNVEKALYKSKISGHNRIIYEI
- a CDS encoding metallophosphoesterase — its product is MIKLTFNLSNHKISQSLIFAVVTAIISTNTSMGLRILHLTDLHIDNINLFAKNYSRNIKMLQKNINILSPNVVIVSGDIVEFGEGIFAKANYEILNNLFYYSNGNFYFDKDLKIPLYFVPGNHEYETMLKLSSTDIPNYRKFIGSNFVNYYIDIQDVRLIFLDTGYDYYFSLFSHNSILPDPESVGLFQNQLDFLERALKTSSNINIIITHHPYLNPQNGIQEGVFKFGRDEFQRLMHTYNVSLILSGHTHKNRVFDSKTNLVTSFPLIAKERETYHIQTGSIGKDGYYRMIEIKNKTVIIYDSENCEDYLTIQEEKIPFAAEAE
- a CDS encoding GNAT family N-acetyltransferase, translated to MLSKIYITEIKPSDYDKVVEITKDIFDLSSFRVDENALKLIGRENVHKVSIGILENATSTFIAVSGNRIIGFLSWSFDKVLTKLTSRGYYKIKLFGVDKDYQRKGVGSQLLSYFLDYVKKRKGDIVEVSTDVDNLPATGIYQKFGFKYTSSFTTLRFYGSVNMDKTNDSVKVVRVVNVKDFDELIRIRSKNFDPKNYPIQCLFDSRIEDKLKDDILYNYHTSIQSNPNIFRVYVAFFNGKSVGYGAIKEDFSLSSLLSRISSKQVVVYRIFDLFVDKEYTRNGIGYSLVVNMIKDIPKGYDFIECLVPSHNYAMVNTLLKVGFRVSHIMLNFAK